A single genomic interval of Sceloporus undulatus isolate JIND9_A2432 ecotype Alabama chromosome 2, SceUnd_v1.1, whole genome shotgun sequence harbors:
- the LOC121921862 gene encoding zinc finger protein 883-like isoform X1, with amino-acid sequence MMEQEKRQQTVELQGSKYVETSLGDHLGELTHMKMKEEQVSEETQTFPSAHSGYLGMPIKMEEEELGIPTGHEGFPQNEAAEDSFPGFPIVTIKMEEEEESQASDNQDCEQGFSGVIIKMEPEEEPWISDLQQRSTMFSRVQPGNGYVKEEDFLPRSIKHMAINTAMTQGSIVRCLGRANQYRAERQQRSHKGKRGSKRPYKSSNYGKIFIWRKYFLAQDRAHTGEKPYTCSYCGKTFNVRSYLFAHERTHTGEKPHKCSLCGKGFNVRSYLIAHGRTHTGEKPHICSFCGKSFSGRSNLNRHQRSHTGEKPYTCSACGRSFSHKAHMIRHERIHTGEKPYKCSQCLKSFSQSSTLISHERTHVEKPYKCSHCEKSFSQSTKLATHERIHTGEKPYECPICGKGFSHRSDYIIHERTHTGDKPYACSICGKGFSGRSNLTRHERSHTGEKPYLCSLCGKGFCHKAHLLRHEKIHTGEKPYKCLDCEESFKHKTDLIGHERSHSGVKQYTCTACGKSFSGKSNLNRHKRSHTGEKPYTCLVCGRSFSHKAHLIRHERIHTGEKPYKCSHCMKSFNQSSTLVAHERTHREEKLYKS; translated from the exons ATGATGGAACAAGAAAAGAGGCAACAAACTGTAGAGCTCCAGGGATCGAAGTATGTTGAGACTTCCCTGGGTGACCACTTAGGAG AGCTCACCCACATGAAGATGAAGGAGGAACAAGTTTCTGAGGAAACCCAAACCTTCCCAAGTGCTCATTCAG GTTATCTTGGTATGCCAATaaagatggaagaagaagaattagGCATCCCCACTGGCCATGAAGGCTTTCCGCAGAATGAAGCTGCCGAGGATTCCTTTCCAG GTTTCCCCATTGTGACCATaaagatggaagaagaagaagagtcacAGGCATCAGATAATCAGGATTGTGAACAAG GATTTTCTGGTGTAATAATAAAGATGGAACCTGAAGAAGAGCCTTGGATTTCAGATCTCCAGCAAAGAAGTACAATGTTCTCAAGAGTCCAGCCAG GCAATGGTTATGTGAAAGAAGAAGATTTTCTACCAAGAAGCATTAAGCACATGGCTATCAATACAGCAATGACTCAAGGGAGCATTGTCCGTTGTTTGGGAAGAGCCAATCAGTATAGGGCAGAAAGACAACAAAGAAGCCACAAAGGGAAAAGAGGTAGTAAGAGACCATACAAAAGTTCTAATTATGGCAAAATCTTCATTTGGAGAAAATACTTTCTTGCCCAAGACAGAgctcacacaggagaaaaaccatacacatGTTCCTATTGTGGAAAAACCTTTAATGTGCGATCATACCTCTTTGCACATGAGAGAacccatacaggagaaaaaccacATAAATGCTCGCTTTGTGGGAAAGGGTTCAATGTGAGGTCTTACCTTATTGCACATGGGAGaacccatacaggagagaagccccaCATATGCTCGTtttgtgggaaaagtttcagtgGACGGTCCAACCTCAATAGACACCAAAggagccacacaggagagaagccatacaccTGCTCAGCGTGTGGTAGGAGCTTTAGTCATAAAGCACACATGATCAGACATGAGAGAATTCATACGggagagaagccctataaatgttCACAGTGTCTAAAGAGCTTCAGCCAGAGTTCAACCCTCATTTCTCATGAGAGAACCCATGttgagaaaccatataaatgctcaCACTGTGAGAAAAGCTTCAGCCAAAGTACCAAACTTGCTactcatgagagaatccacacaggtgagaaaccTTATGAATGCCCAATTTGTGGGAAAGGCTTCAGTCACAGATCAGATTACATTATACATGAGAGAACCCACACCGGAGATAAGCCCTATGCTTGTTCTATCTGTGGGAAAGGCTTCAGTGGGAGGTCTAACCTTACTAGACACGAAAGaagccacacaggggagaaaccgtaTCTCTGCTCACTTTGTGGGAAAGGCTTCTGCCATAAAGCACACCTGCTTCGACATGAGAAaatccatacaggagaaaaaccttACAAGTGCTTGGATTGTGAGGAAAGTTTCAAACACAAAACAGATCTCATTGGCCATGAGAGAAGCCATTCAGGGGTTAAACAGTATACCTGCACAGCCTGCGGGAAAAGCttcagtgggaaatcaaaccTTAACAGGCACAAAAGAAGCCATACAGGCGAGAAACCCTATACATGCTTGGTCTGCGGCAGAAGCTTCAGTCATAAAGCACATTTGATTAGACATGAGAGAATCCATACAGgtgaaaaaccatataaatgttcTCACTGTATGAAAAGTTTCAATCAGAGTTCAACCCTTGTGGCTCATGAGA
- the LOC121921862 gene encoding uncharacterized protein LOC121921862 isoform X2: MMEQEKRQQTVELQGSKYVETSLGDHLGELTHMKMKEEQVSEETQTFPSAHSGYLGMPIKMEEEELGIPTGHEGFPQNEAAEDSFPGFPIVTIKMEEEEESQASDNQDCEQGFSGVIIKMEPEEEPWISDLQQRSTMFSRVQPVEEEQNFLKIHLWPLTHTVKGKGGFLILSAHRPEFTSYIHIQ, from the exons ATGATGGAACAAGAAAAGAGGCAACAAACTGTAGAGCTCCAGGGATCGAAGTATGTTGAGACTTCCCTGGGTGACCACTTAGGAG AGCTCACCCACATGAAGATGAAGGAGGAACAAGTTTCTGAGGAAACCCAAACCTTCCCAAGTGCTCATTCAG GTTATCTTGGTATGCCAATaaagatggaagaagaagaattagGCATCCCCACTGGCCATGAAGGCTTTCCGCAGAATGAAGCTGCCGAGGATTCCTTTCCAG GTTTCCCCATTGTGACCATaaagatggaagaagaagaagagtcacAGGCATCAGATAATCAGGATTGTGAACAAG GATTTTCTGGTGTAATAATAAAGATGGAACCTGAAGAAGAGCCTTGGATTTCAGATCTCCAGCAAAGAAGTACAATGTTCTCAAGAGTCCAGCCAG TGGAAGAGGAACAGAACTTCCTGAAAATCCATCTTTGGCCTTTGACTCACACAGTCAAAGGAAAAGGAGGTTTCTTAATATTATCTGCTCACAGGCCAGAATTCACATCTTACATTCATATACAGTAG